The Xanthomonas indica sequence GCCGCACCACGTTGCCCAGTGCGCCGATGTTGAGCTTGTGCACGCCCGGCTCCTGCCGCAGCAACTGCGAGAGCTGGTTGATCTCGGCCAGCAGCAGGCGCTGCTGGCCGCCGTCCAGGTCGATCCACTCGCTGGCCTCGGCCACCCGCGGCACCAGCAGCAGCCACGGGAAGCGGGCGTCGTCCATCAGCCGCACCTGCGACAGCGGCCCGTCGGCGACGAACGCGCTGTCGGCCTGCAGCCGCGGGTCCAGGACGAAGTCGGCCATGCCGCGGCTCAGCCCAGGTGCTCGGCGAGGAACGCCAGGCTGCGTTCGCGGGCGAGCTCGGCGCTGTCGGCGTCGTAGTGGTTCGGATCCACGTGGCGGTCGAAGCCATGCCCGGCCGGGTACACGAAGGTCTGCATCTGCGGCAGCTTCTCGCGGTGCTGCTGGATCGAGTCGGCCGGGATGCTGCCGTCCTGCGCGCCGAAGTGGAACAGCACCGGCGCCTTCGGCGTCTCGTCCAGGAACTGGGTGTTGCGGCCGCCGTAGTA is a genomic window containing:
- a CDS encoding HIT family protein gives rise to the protein MADFVLDPRLQADSAFVADGPLSQVRLMDDARFPWLLLVPRVAEASEWIDLDGGQQRLLLAEINQLSQLLRQEPGVHKLNIGALGNVVRQLHVHVLGRHPGDAAWPGPVWGSGAAQRLPAEELQARVAAWRQRLR